TGAAAACTCATTATACGGTCCCTCAATTCAGCCGCCTTCTCATAATCCTCGTTGCGTACCGCGATTTTTAATTTTTCCTTGAGCTCCCTGATGTCGAACAGATACCGTTTCATTAATAGAAGCCGTTCCGGGTATTTCCCGTGATGGCGGGTATGCCCGTAACACTGTTTTAATTTTCTTCGTATTTCCTTTTGATATACCGAATAACAGGAGCTGCACCCGCATTTCTGGTCTTTTAGAATTTCACCGAGTCCCTTCCCGCAAACGGGACAACGCTTTTCCTTGAAAAAACTCTTTTTCAACGCCGCCTCAAAAACGCCGCTTAAAAGGTTGGAAATACTTATTTCTTTCTCATCGCCCTTTTTTCCCATAATCCCGGTCACGAGGGCACAGGATTCACAGATTGCGAAATGCCGTTTATTGTTGTCGGTAACAAAATGTATCTGAATCGTTGCCCTGTTTTTATTACATATTTCACATTTCATAAAATAGATACTTTCCTTTATCGATATATTGTTGTCACCGGGGATTATCCGTCTTCAAACAAGCCCCGGAATACCTTACATTTTATATAATAGTATACCATATTTGAGCGGAAGATGAAATAGAATAAAAAAAAAAATACATAATATATCTTTTTTGGTTATTTTAGCCCGAAAAACGTCACATGAGGGCGTCACAATAAAAATGATCGGAAGAAGCGTAAAAACGCTGCCTGCAACCGGTATATTCCTTTCAATACCTTCGTATGACTTCGAGCGGTTTGATCCTGCCTGCCTCTCTGGCGGGCCGGTAAGCGGCGAGCGTGGAAAGCAATAACGTTACAAAACAGACGGCAAATATCTCGATAATGGAA
This window of the Spirochaetales bacterium genome carries:
- a CDS encoding UvrB/UvrC motif-containing protein; this translates as MKCEICNKNRATIQIHFVTDNNKRHFAICESCALVTGIMGKKGDEKEISISNLLSGVFEAALKKSFFKEKRCPVCGKGLGEILKDQKCGCSSCYSVYQKEIRRKLKQCYGHTRHHGKYPERLLLMKRYLFDIRELKEKLKIAVRNEDYEKAAELRDRIMSFQDTGRE